One region of Oryza sativa Japonica Group chromosome 10, ASM3414082v1 genomic DNA includes:
- the LOC4348083 gene encoding 26S proteasome non-ATPase regulatory subunit 4 homolog: MVLELEATVICVDDSEWMRNGDYPPTRLQAQEDAANLVVGTKMTSNPENTVGVLAMAGDRVRVLLAPTSDPVKFLACMHGLEASGEANLTATLNIAELVLKNRPDKRLSQRIVVFVGSPVKDEKLETIGKKLKKYNVSLDVVEFGESDDEKPEKLEALVAAVGGSSHIVHIPPGEDLRAVLANTPIITGDEGGGAAAGGASRYEYNVDPNVDPEFAEALRLSEIARQEAAADGASRYEYSVDPNADPELAETFRLAAGEPSTSNTDTVLLESDSDTYVPFHEFIQNNPFVTGAESASDRPADDERATEEGFRMIREALARSANAAHAEISGNSSSGQELELG, from the exons atggtGCTCGAGCTCGAG GCGACGGTGATATGCGTGGACGACTCCGAGTGGATGCGGAACGGCGACTACCCGCCGACGCGGCTCCAGGCGCAGGAGGACGCCGCCAACCTCGTCGTCGGCACTAAAATGACG TCGAACCCGGAGAACACGGTCGGGGTGCTGGCCATGGCTGGGGACAGAGTGCGCGTGCTCCTCGCGCCCACCAGCGACCCCGTCAAGTTCCTCGCCTGCATGCACG GGCTGGAAGCTAGTGGTGAAGCAAATTTGACTGCTACTCTAAATATTGCTGAACTGGTACTTAAAAATCGTCCCGACAAAAGACTGAGTCAGAGGATAGTTGTTTTTGTTGGCAG CCCTGTAAAAGATGAAAAGTTAGAGACAATTGGAAAAAAGCTGAAGAAGTATAATGTTTCTCTTGATGTTGTTGAATTTGGCGAATCTGACGATGAAAAGCCTGAGAAACTAGAAGCTCTTGTTGCTGCAGTTGGTGGCAGCAGCCACATAGTTCACATCCCACCTGGGGAAGATCTTCGTGCCGTCCTTGCCAA TACACCGATAATTACTGGAGATGAAGGAGGGGGTGCTGCAGCCGGTGGAGCATCTAGATATGAATACAATGTTGACCCAAATGTGGATCCAGAGTTTGCAGAAGCACTTCGTTTATCAGAGATAGCAAGGCAAGAAGCTGCAGCCGATGGAGCATCTAGATATGAATACAGTGTTGACCCAAATGCGGATCCAGAGTTAGCAGAAACATTTCGTTTGGCTGCAGGGGAACCTTCAACCTCAAACACTGATACTGTTCTCTTGGAATCTGACTCAGACACTTATGTTCCTTTTCATGAGTTCATACAAAATAATCCTTTTGTGACTGGAGCGGAATCTGCCTCAGATAGACCTGCTGACGATGAGAGGGCAACG GAAGAAGGGTTCCGTATGATACGAGAAGCTCTTGCAAGGTCTGCAAATGCAGCACATGCTGAAATATCAGGCAATTCCTCATCTGGGCAGGAGTTGGAATTAGGTTAA